The proteins below are encoded in one region of Bacteroidales bacterium:
- the lgt gene encoding prolipoprotein diacylglyceryl transferase, translated as MHILIIPWDVNPEIFRIGAFAVRWYGLLFASSFLFGYIIMNRIFKNENLNEAVLDRLTIYMALGTIIGARLGHCLFYEPEYYLKNPLEILMIWHGGLASHGASIGILIAVWLFGKKEKKDYFWTLDRVAIVVALSGFFIRMGNLMNSEIYGVETTVPWGFVFLRNHEVAPKHPTQIYEGLAYLFIFILLYKLYWRKKGEHYQGLLISLICILIFTARFFIEFLKEDQVAFEATMKLNMGQWLSIPFVLLGFALLYWTLKTKKTAVIKRK; from the coding sequence ATGCATATACTTATAATTCCCTGGGATGTTAATCCCGAGATATTCAGGATCGGTGCCTTTGCCGTAAGATGGTACGGGCTGTTGTTTGCATCTTCCTTCCTGTTTGGTTATATCATTATGAACAGGATCTTCAAAAACGAAAACCTCAATGAAGCAGTTCTCGATCGTCTTACAATATATATGGCCCTTGGAACAATTATTGGCGCCAGATTAGGGCATTGCCTTTTCTATGAACCTGAATATTACCTGAAGAATCCTCTCGAGATTTTAATGATCTGGCACGGGGGACTTGCAAGTCATGGCGCATCAATCGGAATTCTTATAGCTGTGTGGCTTTTCGGGAAAAAAGAGAAGAAAGACTATTTCTGGACTCTCGACCGCGTGGCAATTGTCGTCGCCCTCTCCGGCTTCTTTATCAGGATGGGAAACCTGATGAATTCTGAGATTTACGGTGTTGAAACGACTGTTCCCTGGGGTTTCGTGTTCCTTAGAAACCACGAGGTTGCACCAAAACATCCGACTCAGATTTATGAAGGACTGGCTTACCTCTTCATTTTTATACTTCTATATAAATTGTACTGGAGAAAAAAAGGAGAACACTATCAGGGATTACTTATCAGTCTGATCTGTATCCTTATTTTCACAGCCCGTTTCTTTATTGAGTTCCTGAAAGAAGATCAGGTGGCTTTTGAGGCTACAATGAAACTCAATATGGGACAATGGCTGAGTATTCCGTTTGTTTTGTTAGGATTTGCACTGTTGTACTGGACCCTGAAAACAAAGAAAACTGCTGTTATTAAGAGGAAATAA
- a CDS encoding TetR/AcrR family transcriptional regulator → MINKEEFRRKVIITAGQIFSRYGFKKTTMDEIAKALKMGKSSIYYYFESKEDIFEAVVLYEANILRNELTTAIKSVESPLDKMKIYVFVRMKSFEKLSNYYNAIFDKNLDHFDFIETIREKYDREELAMLRLILWHGARKKVFNVVNSEYTAMAIQTTLKGLEVPLFWKKKELNIENRLNAILDVLFHGIVKK, encoded by the coding sequence ATGATTAATAAAGAGGAGTTTAGAAGAAAGGTAATTATTACTGCCGGGCAGATTTTCAGCCGTTATGGGTTTAAGAAAACCACTATGGATGAGATAGCAAAGGCTCTTAAAATGGGTAAAAGTTCAATATATTATTACTTCGAGAGCAAGGAAGATATCTTTGAGGCAGTAGTACTTTATGAAGCCAATATCCTTAGAAATGAGTTAACTACAGCTATAAAGTCGGTCGAATCTCCCCTCGATAAGATGAAGATCTATGTTTTTGTAAGGATGAAGTCGTTCGAAAAACTTTCAAATTACTATAATGCAATCTTCGATAAAAATCTCGATCACTTTGATTTCATTGAGACAATAAGGGAAAAGTATGACAGGGAAGAGCTGGCAATGCTGAGGCTCATTCTCTGGCATGGTGCCAGGAAGAAGGTTTTTAATGTGGTGAACAGCGAATATACCGCAATGGCAATTCAGACGACATTAAAGGGTCTGGAAGTGCCTCTGTTCTGGAAAAAGAAAGAGTTGAATATTGAGAACAGACTAAATGCAATTCTCGATGTTCTTTTCCACGGAATTGTAAAAAAGTAG
- the mtnA gene encoding S-methyl-5-thioribose-1-phosphate isomerase, giving the protein MLVENKNYQSIWVDESDPSVIKVIDQQKLPFVFEIRDLRSVEDVFCAIDDMTVRGAPLIGATAAFGIYLSTLEINSQTNIRDHLSNAARYLISCRPTAVNLAWAVNRVMNKLSYTYSLKSLSDLALASAIEICELEKENCRQIGIHGLKLIEDISREKNGDPVNILTHCNAGWLACVDYGTVTAPIYLAREKGIKVHVWVDETRPRNQGAKLTAWELGQNNVPHTLIPDNTGGHLMQQKMVDIVIVGSDRTTRTGDVANKIGTYLKALAAFDNNVPFYAALPSSTIDFSISNGLKEIKVEERSQEEVTHISGISDGKIRSVRICPENTEAANFGFDITPARLVTGLITEKGICKAAEEDIKIMFSDKFN; this is encoded by the coding sequence ATGTTAGTCGAAAACAAAAATTATCAAAGCATTTGGGTCGACGAATCCGATCCTTCTGTGATAAAGGTTATTGACCAGCAGAAACTTCCGTTTGTTTTCGAAATCAGGGATCTCAGATCTGTTGAAGATGTTTTTTGTGCAATTGATGACATGACAGTCAGGGGAGCACCTCTGATTGGTGCCACAGCTGCTTTTGGAATTTATCTGTCAACTCTCGAAATAAATTCCCAGACAAATATCCGCGATCATCTTTCAAATGCTGCCCGGTATCTGATCTCATGCCGCCCAACCGCTGTAAACCTTGCCTGGGCTGTTAACAGAGTAATGAATAAACTTAGCTATACTTATTCATTAAAATCTTTATCAGACCTTGCATTGGCATCAGCAATTGAAATTTGCGAATTAGAGAAGGAGAATTGCCGGCAGATTGGTATTCATGGACTTAAACTCATTGAAGATATAAGCAGGGAAAAGAACGGAGATCCTGTTAACATCTTAACACACTGTAACGCGGGCTGGCTGGCATGCGTCGACTATGGAACTGTTACCGCCCCCATATATCTGGCTCGCGAAAAGGGAATTAAAGTACATGTCTGGGTTGACGAGACACGTCCCAGGAATCAGGGAGCAAAACTCACAGCCTGGGAACTGGGACAAAATAACGTTCCGCATACTTTAATTCCCGACAATACCGGCGGCCATCTGATGCAACAAAAGATGGTCGATATTGTTATAGTAGGTAGTGACCGCACCACAAGAACAGGAGATGTTGCCAATAAGATCGGAACATATCTTAAAGCACTGGCGGCTTTTGACAATAATGTTCCCTTCTATGCTGCACTGCCTTCTTCAACAATCGATTTCAGCATAAGCAACGGACTGAAAGAAATAAAAGTTGAAGAAAGATCACAGGAGGAGGTCACGCACATTTCAGGAATTAGCGATGGAAAGATCAGGTCTGTCAGGATCTGTCCGGAAAATACAGAAGCCGCAAACTTTGGCTTCGACATAACTCCGGCCAGATTAGTAACAGGACTGATAACAGAAAAGGGGATCTGCAAAGCTGCAGAAGAAGACATAAAAATAATGTTCTCAGATAAATTCAATTAA
- a CDS encoding class II aldolase/adducin family protein codes for MEGFVKFNCHWNQSGPVISDEQYEIINYWREVLYNMDLIGAYENGVAFGNISMRIRGGNQFVITGSATGEMSELEPGHYVKVSSFNIDDNAVQCIGPLKASSESLTHAAIYSADPDANAVVHVHSIELWNELIYKVPTTNPSMDYGTIGLAKDILRIFKEPEVFEKRIIIMAGDRAGILSFGHDMDEAVNVLMEYLKK; via the coding sequence ATGGAAGGGTTCGTAAAGTTCAATTGTCACTGGAACCAGTCTGGACCAGTTATCTCAGACGAACAGTATGAAATTATAAACTACTGGCGCGAGGTCCTCTATAACATGGATCTTATCGGAGCCTACGAAAACGGGGTTGCGTTCGGAAACATAAGTATGAGAATACGGGGTGGTAACCAGTTTGTTATTACCGGATCTGCTACAGGCGAGATGTCAGAACTTGAACCCGGACACTATGTAAAAGTCAGTTCTTTTAATATAGACGACAATGCCGTACAGTGTATTGGTCCGTTAAAAGCATCATCAGAATCTCTTACACATGCTGCTATCTATTCCGCCGATCCCGATGCCAATGCCGTAGTACATGTTCACAGCATTGAGCTGTGGAACGAGCTAATCTATAAGGTCCCAACCACAAATCCTTCAATGGATTATGGCACTATCGGACTTGCTAAAGATATCCTAAGGATCTTTAAGGAACCGGAGGTTTTTGAAAAAAGGATAATAATAATGGCAGGCGACAGAGCAGGTATTTTAAGCTTTGGTCACGATATGGATGAAGCAGTCAATGTACTGATGGAATACCTGAAAAAATAG
- a CDS encoding M81 family metallopeptidase, producing MKINLLLLKFCLLSVLFITNASAQQKKPRIGIAGIQIENSVFMPNRQALTGRTLSLPAYLSKDSVMGQSAVWLPSLIGGGSGRGPVTRESFETFVNNALETIRSNMPYDAFWFYNHGACSVEGVDDPEGEFMERVRAVIGNDALVTTTMDLHGNVSWRVALYSDLITTYRKAPHDDAVESHRRGVVNLLERLSSGKGRPAYKAWVAVPVLLSGEWTSTRVEPAKSLYAMVPEVESLPGVVDAGIWIGYVWGDERRNQGVVMVVGDDKNQVESGAKKLAQRFWDVRRQFSLEAPGYPLEKCIDLAVASNKRPFLISDMGDNPGGGGSGEVTWTLARVLKRPEFKTPKGKSLLYCSIPGSEMVEAARKAGIGGQAEAFVGAMTDNSYEAPVRLSGTVIYVTPVQKNDQQSESKSPPNRRLPDIAIIKTGSIYVVVGTSSPTPNLAGTGIDPKKMDIIMVKQGYLVSQWYDMQADWVMAQTRGSVDQDFKSLPYKRVVRPIFPLDPDMPDPELNVIMVPSAKQMYGR from the coding sequence ATGAAGATCAATTTATTGCTCCTGAAATTCTGTCTGTTGTCAGTGTTGTTTATTACCAATGCCTCTGCACAGCAGAAGAAACCACGTATAGGAATTGCCGGAATACAGATTGAAAACAGCGTTTTTATGCCCAACCGGCAGGCTTTGACAGGTAGGACGCTTTCTTTGCCAGCCTATCTTAGTAAGGATTCCGTTATGGGTCAGTCTGCAGTCTGGCTTCCTTCTTTAATTGGTGGAGGCAGCGGACGAGGGCCGGTAACCAGAGAATCATTTGAGACTTTTGTTAATAATGCGCTTGAGACTATCCGGAGTAACATGCCTTACGATGCATTCTGGTTTTACAATCATGGTGCTTGTAGTGTTGAAGGTGTTGATGATCCGGAGGGGGAATTTATGGAGAGAGTAAGGGCTGTGATAGGTAACGACGCCCTTGTCACAACAACTATGGACCTTCACGGAAATGTCTCCTGGCGTGTGGCTCTCTACTCTGACCTTATTACCACATATCGTAAAGCACCTCATGATGATGCGGTTGAATCACATCGTCGTGGCGTGGTTAATCTGCTTGAGCGATTATCGTCGGGAAAGGGACGTCCGGCTTATAAAGCCTGGGTAGCAGTCCCTGTACTTCTCTCAGGCGAGTGGACAAGTACCCGGGTAGAACCGGCCAAATCACTCTACGCAATGGTACCTGAAGTGGAGTCGTTGCCCGGGGTGGTGGATGCTGGTATTTGGATAGGCTATGTATGGGGAGACGAGAGACGTAATCAGGGTGTGGTTATGGTAGTAGGTGATGATAAAAATCAGGTGGAAAGCGGTGCAAAAAAGCTTGCTCAGAGATTCTGGGATGTGCGCCGGCAGTTCAGTTTAGAAGCGCCAGGGTATCCCCTCGAAAAATGCATTGATCTGGCTGTTGCCAGCAATAAAAGACCTTTCTTAATCAGCGATATGGGCGACAATCCTGGAGGTGGCGGTTCAGGTGAAGTGACCTGGACTCTGGCAAGAGTATTGAAGCGGCCGGAATTTAAGACTCCCAAAGGAAAAAGCCTGCTTTATTGCTCTATTCCGGGAAGCGAAATGGTGGAGGCCGCCCGAAAAGCCGGTATTGGTGGTCAGGCAGAGGCTTTTGTAGGCGCAATGACAGATAATTCATATGAAGCTCCTGTTCGTTTATCAGGTACAGTAATATATGTCACTCCTGTTCAAAAGAATGACCAGCAATCAGAAAGTAAATCACCCCCGAACAGGAGGCTTCCTGACATAGCGATTATTAAAACAGGAAGCATATATGTGGTTGTGGGGACATCTTCACCCACACCAAACTTGGCAGGTACAGGAATTGATCCTAAGAAAATGGATATTATAATGGTAAAGCAGGGTTATCTCGTGAGTCAGTGGTATGATATGCAGGCCGATTGGGTTATGGCTCAGACACGGGGAAGTGTTGATCAGGATTTTAAAAGTCTCCCATATAAACGTGTTGTAAGGCCTATTTTTCCACTAGATCCTGACATGCCGGATCCGGAACTGAATGTTATAATGGTACCTTCTGCAAAACAGATGTACGGCAGATAA
- a CDS encoding MFS transporter — MQNQDNQTSAELASDIAGKTIFSILLSISFSHLLNDTIQSIIPSIYPVVKDSFHLNFSQIGIITLVFQLTASLFQPLIGLYTDRKPQPYSLAVGMVFTLLGLILLSQANTYALLLVSVAVIGTGSSVFHPEASKVAYMASGGRRGLAQSIFQVGGNMGSSLGPILAALIIVPFGQSSILWFSILALLAIIVLINVGSWYTQHLNMRKKVTAISKGHDLSKAKVAWSVGILLILIFSKYFYMASITSYFTFYLIHKFSVSIQSSQVHLFLFLFAIATGTLLGGPIGDRVGRKYVIWFSILGVAPFTLLLPYANLFWTTVLSIMIGVILASAFSAILVYAQELIPGKIGMISGLFFGFAFGMGGLGSALLGKLADATSIDYVYHVCAFLPLIGVLTVFLPDIGTKRK, encoded by the coding sequence ATGCAAAATCAGGACAATCAGACTTCAGCAGAACTAGCCAGTGATATCGCCGGGAAAACAATATTTTCCATTTTATTATCAATTAGCTTCTCTCACCTTCTTAACGATACCATTCAGTCCATTATACCTTCCATATATCCGGTGGTTAAAGATTCTTTTCACCTTAACTTCTCACAAATAGGGATCATCACCCTTGTATTTCAGTTAACAGCCTCATTGTTTCAGCCGCTTATCGGATTGTATACCGATCGTAAACCGCAACCTTATTCTCTTGCTGTAGGCATGGTTTTTACGCTCCTGGGGTTAATCCTCCTTTCTCAGGCAAATACTTATGCTTTGCTTTTGGTCTCGGTAGCTGTAATCGGAACAGGATCATCTGTTTTTCACCCTGAAGCATCGAAGGTTGCCTATATGGCTTCAGGCGGCCGCAGGGGACTTGCCCAATCCATTTTTCAGGTAGGTGGCAATATGGGAAGTTCACTGGGCCCCATACTTGCAGCTTTGATCATCGTTCCATTCGGGCAGTCGAGTATCCTATGGTTTTCAATACTTGCCCTGCTTGCGATTATTGTGCTTATCAATGTTGGTAGCTGGTATACTCAACATTTAAATATGCGGAAGAAAGTTACTGCAATATCAAAAGGGCATGATTTGTCGAAAGCAAAAGTCGCCTGGTCAGTAGGAATTCTTCTGATCCTTATCTTTTCAAAATATTTCTATATGGCATCCATCACTAGTTATTTTACTTTTTACCTTATTCATAAGTTCAGTGTATCGATACAAAGTTCACAAGTCCATCTGTTCCTGTTTCTTTTTGCAATAGCCACAGGAACACTTCTGGGCGGACCCATTGGAGACCGGGTGGGAAGAAAGTATGTTATATGGTTCTCAATCCTGGGTGTCGCGCCCTTTACTTTATTGTTGCCTTATGCCAACCTCTTCTGGACGACTGTTCTAAGTATAATGATAGGTGTGATACTTGCCTCAGCATTTTCAGCGATACTTGTTTATGCACAGGAACTTATTCCCGGCAAAATAGGAATGATTTCGGGATTATTCTTTGGTTTTGCCTTTGGCATGGGAGGATTGGGATCGGCTTTACTCGGAAAGCTGGCTGATGCAACCAGCATAGATTATGTTTATCATGTCTGCGCTTTCTTACCGCTTATCGGTGTGCTCACTGTTTTTCTGCCTGATATAGGAACTAAAAGAAAATAA
- a CDS encoding cyanophycinase, which produces MKTNYLIFILLLNFLSLCGQNTRNQEFSSGPANGTLIIIGGGEISESLNKKIMEISGGLQIPIVVIPTADGRENYDENFGEAGLLRKMGATNVTVLHTNDRNVANTEAFVKPLLDAKLVWFSGGRQWRLVDAYKNTLTEKMLWKVLEKGGTIGGSSAGATIQGSFLVRGDTKNNQIMMGDHQEGFGFLKNVAIDQHVLARNRQFDMFEILRNRPELLGIGIDESTAIIVKGEIFEVVGKSYVVVYDGKFWSREGSEFKKLPEKGQIFYFLREGDKYNLRERKIVN; this is translated from the coding sequence ATGAAAACCAACTACCTCATTTTTATTTTATTACTAAATTTTCTTTCACTTTGCGGACAGAATACCAGGAATCAGGAATTTTCATCAGGGCCTGCAAACGGGACACTCATTATAATTGGCGGAGGTGAAATAAGTGAATCGCTGAACAAAAAAATAATGGAAATCAGCGGAGGTCTTCAAATTCCGATTGTGGTTATTCCAACAGCTGACGGGCGGGAAAACTATGATGAAAATTTTGGTGAAGCAGGATTGCTCAGAAAAATGGGTGCAACCAATGTCACTGTTCTTCACACAAACGACAGAAATGTAGCTAATACCGAGGCATTTGTGAAGCCGCTTTTAGATGCTAAGCTGGTTTGGTTCAGTGGGGGGCGTCAATGGAGACTTGTTGACGCATATAAGAATACACTGACTGAAAAGATGTTATGGAAGGTTCTCGAAAAAGGAGGTACAATCGGAGGCTCTTCGGCCGGAGCTACAATACAGGGCAGTTTTCTGGTACGGGGAGATACAAAAAATAACCAGATTATGATGGGTGATCATCAGGAGGGATTTGGCTTTCTGAAGAATGTCGCCATTGATCAGCACGTACTAGCCAGAAACCGGCAGTTTGATATGTTTGAAATACTCAGGAATCGTCCGGAATTACTTGGAATTGGAATTGATGAGTCGACAGCAATAATAGTTAAGGGAGAGATATTTGAAGTTGTCGGGAAAAGCTATGTTGTCGTTTATGATGGGAAATTCTGGTCGAGGGAAGGATCAGAGTTTAAGAAATTACCAGAAAAAGGACAGATTTTCTATTTTCTGCGCGAAGGCGACAAATACAATCTTAGGGAAAGAAAAATTGTAAACTGA